Proteins encoded together in one Shewanella acanthi window:
- a CDS encoding GspE/PulE family protein → MKPRLKMRLGDLLVQEAIITEEQLQQALTDQRRTGHKLGRTLIDLQSITEHQLLQFLSQQLNLPLLDISKRPISAEVVQLIPEVQARRFRALAVEVNGDSILVAMSDPADLQALDNLEVLVAPKKLTLAVAPEQQLMQAFDNLYRRTDQIAQIAGKLEEEYAADQMFDLASLTSADSDNETTVVKLLQSIFEDAVQMRASDIHIEPGEKVLRIRQRIDGQLHETTLNEVNIAAALVLRLKLMAGLDISEKRLPQDGRFHMEIKGHKIDVRISTMPIYHGESVVMRLLDQSAGLLTLNETGMPPHILERIRKQIKRPHGMLLVTGPTGSGKTTTLYGILSELNTADRKIITVEDPVEYQLPRINQVQVNHKIGLDFSNVLRTTLRQDPDIIMVGEMRDQETVEIGLRGALTGHFVLSTLHTNDAVTSALRLLDMGAASYLVASALRVIIAQRLVRRVCHNCGADYQPTPSEMAWLSSVSRIDFSTAKFRKGYGCQSCNGSGYRGRVGIFEILELDEKMIDAMRTGNPQDFARAAIQSPNFTPLAASALQYLAEGMTTIEEVAKLVEDVSESQVPLSKDILSLQDNEA, encoded by the coding sequence ATGAAACCCAGATTAAAAATGCGTTTAGGCGATCTGTTAGTTCAAGAAGCGATCATCACTGAAGAACAGCTACAGCAGGCGTTAACCGATCAGCGTAGGACGGGACATAAGCTTGGGCGGACGCTCATCGATTTACAGTCGATTACCGAACATCAACTACTGCAATTTTTGTCGCAACAGCTAAACCTGCCACTGTTGGATATTAGTAAAAGACCGATTTCCGCCGAAGTAGTGCAATTAATTCCCGAGGTGCAGGCGCGGCGTTTTCGCGCCCTGGCGGTTGAAGTCAATGGCGACAGTATTCTGGTGGCCATGAGCGACCCTGCAGACTTGCAGGCGCTCGATAATCTCGAAGTGCTGGTGGCGCCGAAAAAACTCACCCTAGCAGTTGCGCCCGAGCAGCAATTGATGCAGGCCTTCGATAACCTGTATCGTCGCACCGATCAAATCGCCCAAATTGCGGGTAAGCTGGAAGAAGAGTACGCCGCCGATCAGATGTTCGATTTGGCAAGCCTTACCTCGGCCGACAGCGATAACGAAACCACGGTCGTTAAGTTACTGCAATCTATTTTCGAGGATGCGGTGCAAATGCGCGCCTCGGATATTCATATTGAGCCTGGCGAGAAAGTGCTGCGCATTCGTCAGCGTATCGACGGTCAGCTACACGAGACCACGCTCAATGAGGTCAATATTGCCGCTGCTTTGGTACTGCGCCTTAAGTTAATGGCGGGGCTCGATATTTCTGAGAAACGTTTGCCGCAGGATGGTCGTTTCCATATGGAAATTAAAGGCCATAAGATCGATGTGCGGATCTCGACCATGCCGATTTACCACGGTGAATCCGTGGTAATGCGTCTGTTGGATCAATCGGCGGGCCTACTTACACTTAATGAAACAGGGATGCCGCCACATATCCTTGAGCGCATTCGCAAACAGATTAAACGACCCCACGGCATGCTGTTAGTCACTGGGCCAACGGGTAGCGGTAAAACCACCACGCTTTACGGAATCCTCAGTGAGTTAAATACCGCCGATCGCAAGATTATTACCGTAGAAGATCCGGTGGAATACCAATTACCGCGGATCAACCAAGTACAAGTTAACCATAAGATTGGCCTAGATTTTTCAAATGTATTGCGTACCACTTTACGTCAAGACCCCGACATCATCATGGTGGGGGAGATGCGGGACCAAGAAACCGTCGAGATTGGTTTAAGGGGCGCATTAACGGGTCACTTTGTTCTTTCGACCCTGCATACCAACGATGCGGTGACCAGTGCACTGCGTCTACTCGATATGGGGGCGGCGAGCTACTTAGTGGCGAGTGCCTTGAGGGTGATTATTGCCCAGCGACTGGTACGTCGGGTATGCCATAACTGCGGCGCGGATTATCAACCAACGCCTTCAGAAATGGCTTGGCTTAGCAGCGTGAGTCGCATCGATTTCTCGACGGCTAAATTTCGTAAGGGTTATGGCTGTCAGAGCTGCAACGGCAGTGGTTACCGTGGCCGAGTGGGGATATTCGAAATTCTCGAGCTTGATGAGAAAATGATTGATGCGATGCGCACCGGCAACCCACAGGATTTTGCTCGCGCAGCAATCCAAAGCCCTAATTTTACCCCACTTGCTGCATCTGCCCTGCAATATTTAGCTGAGGGTATGACGACCATTGAAGAGGTGGCTAAGCTTGTTGAAGATGTGAGTGAATCGCAGGTGCCGTTATCTAAGGATATCCTAAGCCTACAGGACAATGAGGCGTAA